A single genomic interval of Aerosakkonema funiforme FACHB-1375 harbors:
- the pheT gene encoding phenylalanine--tRNA ligase subunit beta — MRISLNWLRELVDFTMTPEELAHTLTMAGFEVEDIEDRRTWADGVVVGKVLSCQPHPNADKLRVCEVDIGAAAPLNIVCGAANVRASLYVAVATPGTYLPNIDLKIRPTKLRGVRSEGMICSLSELGLAKESSGIHSFDDEDNLELGSDVRPLLGLDDAILDITATANRADALSMVGIAREVAALAGATLKLPEAQEVSIAAKGTGLMLKVEEPQACPAYIGTVIEQVKIGPSPQWLQRRLQLSGVRPINNVVDITNYILLEWGQPLHAFDRDRLQVVAGKNSLAIGVRFAQQGESLKTLDGQTRTLQPQTLLITANDKPVALAGVMGGEETEVHEGTQNILLEAALFDMMAIRRSGRSQGLRTEASARYERGVNQAELEIACRRAIGMIAELAGGLPVVREIADARPNQSAWTRSIELRLERVNQILGPIDLGEDVGELQAPDIERILTALGCQVTPAAAEKVWTVTVPPYRYRDLEREIDLIEEIARLYGYDNFCDDLPAETEAGYISVDQQLTRKLREALRAAGLTELVHYSVVKPEADTKIIIRNPMFSEYSALRKDLISGLIDAFQYNLEQKNGPLNGFEIGRIFWQEEDGLMEADSVAGIIGGDPTLGKWTRSGREEPMSWYEAKGVLDNVFQRLGLKVEYQPDRRDERLHPGRTASLWLQGDRLGTFGQLHPQLRKERDLPDAVYVFDLDLDVLLDYLDRDENFIPTFHPYSSFPASDRDIAFFAPSQVYVAEIEREMTKVAGDLLESVELFDEYKGENVPPGQRSLAFRLIYRASDRTLTDEDVESVHGKVREALRDKFNVTLRS; from the coding sequence ATGCGTATCTCTCTGAACTGGCTGCGGGAACTGGTTGATTTCACGATGACCCCAGAAGAGTTGGCCCATACGCTGACAATGGCTGGGTTTGAAGTAGAAGATATCGAAGATCGGCGCACTTGGGCTGATGGGGTGGTTGTCGGAAAAGTGCTGAGCTGTCAACCCCACCCCAACGCCGATAAGCTCAGAGTTTGCGAAGTCGATATCGGCGCTGCTGCACCTCTGAATATTGTCTGCGGAGCCGCCAATGTCCGCGCTTCTTTGTATGTAGCTGTAGCTACTCCTGGCACTTATCTGCCCAACATCGACCTGAAAATTCGGCCTACGAAACTGCGGGGTGTTCGCTCGGAGGGGATGATCTGCTCCCTCTCCGAGCTCGGTCTGGCAAAAGAATCTTCTGGCATTCATAGTTTTGACGATGAAGATAACCTGGAACTGGGCAGCGACGTTCGGCCTCTGCTGGGTTTGGATGATGCAATCTTAGATATCACAGCAACTGCTAATAGAGCTGATGCTTTGAGTATGGTAGGCATAGCGCGGGAGGTGGCGGCGCTCGCTGGGGCAACTCTAAAATTACCAGAAGCTCAAGAGGTGTCGATCGCAGCTAAAGGCACTGGCCTGATGCTGAAAGTTGAGGAGCCTCAAGCTTGTCCTGCTTACATAGGAACAGTAATCGAACAAGTTAAAATTGGCCCTTCTCCACAATGGCTGCAAAGACGTTTGCAATTATCTGGTGTGAGACCTATTAACAATGTAGTCGATATAACTAACTACATACTATTAGAATGGGGTCAACCGCTGCACGCTTTCGATCGCGATCGTTTACAAGTTGTTGCAGGTAAAAATTCGCTCGCGATTGGCGTCCGCTTCGCTCAACAAGGTGAATCCCTCAAAACTTTGGATGGGCAGACGCGCACGCTACAACCCCAAACGCTCCTCATTACAGCTAACGATAAGCCTGTCGCCCTCGCAGGGGTTATGGGCGGTGAAGAAACCGAAGTCCACGAAGGCACTCAAAATATACTTCTGGAAGCTGCCCTATTCGATATGATGGCGATTCGCCGTTCTGGGCGCAGTCAAGGTTTGCGGACTGAAGCTTCGGCCCGTTATGAAAGGGGCGTCAATCAGGCAGAATTAGAAATTGCCTGTCGTCGCGCTATCGGGATGATCGCAGAATTGGCAGGCGGTTTACCTGTAGTTCGAGAAATAGCGGACGCCAGACCGAATCAGTCTGCTTGGACGCGATCGATCGAACTGCGTCTGGAACGGGTAAACCAGATTTTAGGGCCGATCGATTTGGGAGAAGATGTTGGGGAACTGCAAGCGCCGGATATCGAACGCATCCTGACAGCACTCGGTTGTCAAGTCACTCCCGCTGCTGCTGAGAAAGTCTGGACGGTAACCGTACCCCCCTATCGCTATCGCGATTTAGAGCGGGAAATCGATTTAATTGAAGAAATTGCCCGTTTGTACGGTTACGACAACTTCTGCGATGATTTGCCCGCAGAGACAGAAGCCGGCTATATTTCCGTTGACCAGCAACTAACTCGGAAGCTGCGAGAAGCTTTGCGGGCAGCGGGATTGACGGAATTAGTGCATTACTCTGTGGTCAAACCGGAAGCAGATACAAAAATTATCATTCGCAATCCCATGTTCTCTGAATATTCGGCTTTGCGAAAAGATCTCATATCGGGACTGATCGATGCCTTTCAATACAATCTCGAACAGAAAAATGGCCCCCTGAACGGGTTTGAAATCGGTCGCATCTTCTGGCAAGAAGAAGATGGATTGATGGAAGCAGACTCGGTAGCCGGTATCATTGGTGGCGATCCCACTCTCGGTAAGTGGACTCGTTCCGGTCGCGAAGAACCGATGAGTTGGTATGAGGCAAAGGGTGTGCTGGACAATGTGTTTCAGCGATTGGGTTTGAAGGTAGAGTATCAACCAGACCGACGCGATGAGCGTTTGCATCCGGGACGTACTGCTTCTTTGTGGTTGCAGGGCGATCGTTTGGGCACTTTTGGCCAACTCCATCCCCAGTTGCGGAAAGAACGGGATTTGCCAGATGCAGTCTACGTTTTTGATTTGGATTTGGATGTGTTGTTGGATTATTTGGATCGGGATGAAAACTTTATTCCCACGTTTCATCCTTATTCTTCTTTCCCCGCATCCGATCGCGATATCGCTTTCTTCGCACCATCACAAGTGTATGTTGCCGAAATAGAAAGGGAAATGACTAAAGTTGCTGGGGATTTGTTGGAGTCGGTGGAATTGTTTGATGAATATAAGGGTGAAAATGTGCCGCCGGGACAACGCAGTTTGGCATTTCGCTTAATTTATCGAGCGAGCGATCGCACTCTCACCGATGAAGATGTCGAATCCGTTCACGGAAAAGTTCGCGAAGCCCTACGCGACAAGTTCAACGTCACTCTCAGAAGTTAA
- a CDS encoding glycosyltransferase, producing the protein MNENVNLYGEKRIFRIGSQPDAKTSYVFVLLEIFAAEGGIQSYVKDIWRAYLAIPDREPAEVFLLRDVAGSYNPFETKNFKFHYCKTFHPMLGRIRLSASLLACLWGQRPSHVFCGHINLAPLVQVLCQRFEIPYTILTYGKEVWEPLPPQYERALKQAARIWTISRYSRDRLCSSNTIDPMQVQILPCCVDGDAFTPGPKPKALVQRYGLEGAKVLMTVARLWSGDIYKGVDVTIRSLPAIAKIVPNVKYLVIGRGDDRPRLAQLAEDLGVADRVVFAGFVPTEDLVEHYRVADAYIMPSQEGFGIVYLEAMACGIPVLSGDADGSADPLQDGRLGWRVPHRDPKAVAAACIQILTGDDRRCDGQWLREQSLAYFGRDALAQRLKELLDKAR; encoded by the coding sequence ATGAACGAAAATGTAAATTTATATGGGGAAAAGAGGATTTTTAGGATAGGCTCTCAGCCTGATGCCAAAACCAGCTATGTGTTCGTTTTACTAGAAATTTTTGCTGCTGAGGGTGGGATTCAATCTTACGTTAAAGATATTTGGCGGGCTTATCTGGCAATACCAGATCGAGAGCCAGCAGAAGTATTTTTATTGCGGGATGTAGCAGGATCGTATAATCCTTTTGAGACGAAGAATTTTAAATTTCATTACTGCAAAACTTTCCACCCGATGCTAGGGCGAATTAGGCTGAGTGCTTCCTTACTTGCGTGTCTGTGGGGGCAGCGTCCCAGTCATGTTTTTTGCGGTCACATTAATCTAGCTCCTCTGGTGCAAGTGCTGTGCCAACGATTTGAGATTCCCTATACTATTTTGACTTACGGTAAAGAGGTGTGGGAGCCGCTACCGCCACAATATGAAAGGGCGCTCAAACAAGCAGCTAGAATATGGACGATCAGCCGTTACAGTCGCGATCGCCTTTGCTCTTCCAATACGATCGATCCCATGCAAGTGCAAATTTTACCTTGTTGCGTTGATGGGGATGCCTTTACCCCCGGCCCCAAACCAAAGGCATTGGTGCAGCGGTACGGTCTAGAAGGCGCTAAGGTGTTAATGACGGTGGCGCGATTGTGGTCTGGAGATATCTACAAGGGTGTGGACGTTACCATTCGATCGTTGCCTGCGATCGCCAAGATTGTTCCAAATGTGAAATATTTAGTTATCGGTCGCGGGGACGATCGACCGCGTTTGGCCCAACTAGCCGAAGATCTGGGTGTGGCCGATCGCGTTGTGTTTGCCGGTTTTGTACCTACAGAAGATTTGGTAGAACACTATCGCGTTGCCGATGCTTACATCATGCCTTCTCAGGAAGGATTTGGTATTGTGTACCTGGAGGCGATGGCTTGCGGCATTCCCGTACTATCCGGTGACGCAGATGGATCGGCTGACCCTTTGCAAGACGGACGTTTGGGCTGGCGAGTCCCTCATCGCGATCCAAAGGCGGTGGCGGCAGCTTGCATTCAAATTCTCACAGGTGACGATCGCCGCTGCGATGGCCAATGGTTGCGAGAGCAATCTCTGGCCTATTTCGGCAGGGATGCTTTGGCGCAGCGTTTAAAAGAACTGCTGGACAAAGCTAGGTAA
- a CDS encoding YciI family protein translates to MPKYVLWGSYCEDVLEKRAPYRQAHLDGLAAQKESGVLVTIGPTKDLSKVFGIYEAPDEATVRQLIEADPYWQNGIWTEYEVREWIQAI, encoded by the coding sequence ATGCCAAAGTACGTGCTGTGGGGAAGTTATTGCGAAGATGTTCTGGAAAAACGGGCACCTTATCGCCAAGCTCATTTAGATGGACTCGCCGCCCAAAAAGAATCTGGTGTTTTGGTTACTATTGGCCCTACCAAAGATTTGAGCAAAGTTTTCGGTATCTACGAAGCACCAGATGAAGCTACTGTACGTCAGTTGATTGAAGCCGATCCCTATTGGCAAAACGGTATTTGGACAGAATACGAAGTCCGCGAGTGGATTCAAGCAATTTGA
- a CDS encoding pentapeptide repeat-containing protein, giving the protein MLKKGTNSSEMSWQKRFRKLPLGVRRCGAWVVEVSLIVASGAVPFSIGLYAKEHQAQEAVPLNPVLVKTQETISQTLSLPIYQKNRQVAPLTNFFWTTALVTPLLVTGWQLYKLGVRGQTLPKQWFGVRVVTGEDHSPGVGRVMLREGLGRWGLSAGIAFAIWRYIGAYPDLGVLTGLVGLVLLGDGLSAKIDRRGRSLHDTIAGTRVVDAGEDDRTLPGSFPASPPRWLLQRQSKVTATTGEVGARQREKLFPVFKWVRQHPRFTVLILFLFSMVVMAGLLVGAYIYLQIRAERWILVQQKNDLFIALSKQISANSNGTLAEKQAAISAAAALEDDPRVVRLLVDLLAQEKEPKVIETIQQVLVRIGLDALPELQRLNQTLAKELDALLISEAQKEETGKAADSSKKLVPPLGKNELTDAEISNNPLALVQLRLRATQEAIVKILSIKNNPGTVKDLSRTVLGQTLGAAPFDLVLDKIDVSGINFQGSSLAGGSFQGTRFSSAGKDDRLGTFDDLIADLSSTDLRQANLTGAVLSYVSLENANLIRATLDRANLFEARLTGANLGSAKLIGASLEKAVLEKASLTGADLTEANLSQANLHRASLTRVGAMGAQLQLANLTESDWREADLSVANFNRAILKNANLGSTRLKGTNFNGTQLQNASFRNADLSMADFRDANLEGADFQGAIFLAPKQPVVGDQFIQTPNIATGPRIKGVDFSKVKNLDSDQISYICENGGRHPRCQ; this is encoded by the coding sequence ATGCTGAAAAAAGGCACCAATTCATCCGAGATGTCTTGGCAAAAAAGATTTCGTAAACTGCCACTCGGCGTTCGTCGCTGCGGTGCCTGGGTTGTAGAAGTTTCGTTGATTGTAGCTAGTGGGGCAGTTCCCTTCAGCATAGGATTATATGCAAAGGAACACCAAGCCCAGGAAGCAGTGCCGCTCAACCCGGTGCTGGTAAAAACTCAGGAAACGATCTCGCAAACTCTTTCTTTACCGATTTATCAAAAGAATCGACAGGTCGCACCCCTGACCAACTTCTTTTGGACGACGGCGCTGGTAACGCCGTTGCTCGTGACTGGCTGGCAACTTTACAAACTGGGAGTGAGGGGCCAAACTCTGCCCAAACAGTGGTTTGGTGTTCGGGTAGTGACGGGAGAAGACCATTCCCCAGGTGTGGGGAGAGTTATGTTGCGGGAAGGTTTGGGTCGATGGGGTTTGTCGGCGGGAATTGCCTTTGCTATCTGGCGCTACATCGGTGCGTATCCAGATTTGGGGGTATTGACGGGGTTAGTTGGGTTGGTTTTACTCGGAGATGGACTGAGCGCAAAGATCGATCGCCGAGGCCGATCGCTGCATGACACAATAGCAGGAACCAGGGTTGTCGATGCAGGTGAAGACGATCGAACTCTACCCGGTTCTTTTCCGGCATCACCGCCACGGTGGCTGCTTCAGAGGCAGAGTAAAGTGACAGCAACAACTGGGGAAGTAGGCGCAAGACAGAGGGAGAAATTATTTCCTGTCTTCAAGTGGGTACGTCAACACCCTCGTTTCACCGTGCTGATCTTGTTTCTATTCAGCATGGTAGTTATGGCAGGTCTTTTAGTAGGAGCGTATATTTATCTTCAAATTCGGGCTGAGCGCTGGATATTGGTACAGCAGAAAAATGACTTATTTATCGCTCTCAGCAAACAGATAAGCGCTAATTCCAACGGGACGCTGGCAGAGAAACAAGCAGCAATTTCGGCTGCGGCTGCGCTCGAAGACGACCCACGAGTTGTCAGGTTATTAGTTGATTTGCTGGCTCAAGAAAAAGAGCCAAAAGTAATCGAAACAATTCAGCAAGTGTTAGTGAGAATTGGCCTAGATGCTTTGCCAGAATTGCAACGTTTGAATCAGACTTTAGCTAAAGAGTTGGATGCTCTACTGATTAGCGAAGCTCAAAAAGAAGAAACAGGAAAAGCAGCAGACTCATCGAAAAAATTAGTACCGCCGCTAGGAAAAAATGAGTTGACCGATGCGGAAATTTCAAACAATCCGTTAGCGTTAGTGCAGCTGCGCCTGCGGGCAACTCAGGAAGCGATCGTTAAAATTCTCAGCATCAAAAATAATCCCGGTACGGTCAAAGATCTCAGTCGAACAGTACTGGGTCAAACATTAGGTGCGGCTCCTTTCGATCTGGTACTGGACAAAATCGACGTATCCGGAATTAATTTTCAAGGATCGAGCTTAGCTGGCGGCAGTTTCCAAGGGACTCGCTTCAGCAGCGCCGGTAAAGACGATCGTTTAGGAACATTTGATGATTTAATTGCTGATTTGAGCAGTACAGATCTGAGGCAAGCTAACTTGACTGGTGCGGTTTTAAGCTACGTTTCATTAGAAAATGCCAATCTGATTCGCGCCACTCTAGATCGAGCAAATTTATTTGAGGCACGCTTAACAGGTGCTAACCTTGGCAGCGCCAAATTGATTGGTGCTTCTTTAGAGAAAGCAGTGTTAGAAAAGGCTAGTTTAACAGGTGCAGATCTCACGGAAGCCAATCTATCCCAAGCAAATCTGCATCGCGCTAGTTTGACTAGAGTAGGTGCAATGGGAGCGCAATTGCAGTTGGCCAATTTGACTGAATCTGATTGGCGAGAAGCAGATCTTTCAGTTGCTAATTTCAATCGTGCCATACTCAAAAATGCCAACCTTGGCTCTACCCGACTTAAGGGTACTAATTTTAACGGTACGCAACTACAAAATGCCAGCTTCCGCAATGCCGATTTGAGTATGGCGGATTTCCGAGACGCGAATTTAGAGGGAGCGGATTTTCAGGGAGCTATTTTTCTTGCTCCCAAGCAACCTGTGGTAGGAGATCAATTCATTCAAACCCCAAATATTGCCACTGGCCCTCGGATTAAGGGTGTTGATTTCAGCAAGGTTAAAAATTTAGATTCCGATCAGATAAGTTATATTTGCGAGAATGGTGGACGTCATCCTCGCTGTCAATAA
- a CDS encoding GDP-mannose 4,6-dehydratase, which translates to MTKTALITGITGQDGYYLSRSLLEKGYRVVGLLLPQRQTNLAKLGSLADRVEIYAVDLTDCGALEDAVAQLQPQEIYNLAAPSFVPDSWNDPLGTLDLVTGTATRLLAAVRKAGLATRFYQASSSEMFGDVDRSPQDEQTPFRPMNPYAAAKLHAHWTMVHHRQHYGLFACSGILYNHESPRRPPQFVTRKVCLAAAAIKLGLSDTIEMGNLDAKRDWGYAGDYVEAMWRMLQVDVPEEYVIGTGELHSVRELVATAFECVGLDWNRYVAVQPKLFRQDEHFQLVANPAKAKNNLKWEPEVSFEALIEKMVLKDLERLKNGKISPATFSK; encoded by the coding sequence ATGACCAAGACAGCACTTATCACAGGAATTACAGGCCAAGATGGCTATTACCTCAGCCGATCGCTCTTGGAAAAAGGATATCGCGTCGTGGGATTGTTGCTACCGCAACGCCAAACTAATCTAGCAAAACTGGGTTCTCTTGCCGATCGGGTAGAAATTTACGCTGTAGACCTCACAGATTGTGGGGCTCTTGAGGATGCGGTGGCACAATTGCAGCCCCAAGAAATTTATAATTTGGCGGCTCCCAGTTTCGTACCGGATTCGTGGAACGATCCCCTGGGAACGCTGGATTTGGTCACGGGAACGGCAACGCGATTGTTGGCCGCAGTACGCAAAGCGGGACTCGCGACTCGCTTTTATCAAGCTAGCAGTTCGGAGATGTTTGGTGATGTAGATCGATCGCCCCAAGACGAACAAACGCCCTTTCGTCCGATGAATCCCTACGCAGCGGCAAAATTACACGCTCATTGGACTATGGTGCATCACCGCCAGCACTACGGTTTGTTTGCTTGTAGCGGTATTTTATACAATCACGAGTCGCCCCGACGCCCGCCTCAATTTGTCACTCGTAAGGTATGTTTGGCCGCAGCAGCAATAAAATTAGGGTTGAGCGACACAATTGAAATGGGCAATCTGGATGCTAAACGCGACTGGGGTTATGCTGGAGATTATGTAGAAGCAATGTGGCGGATGCTGCAAGTTGATGTACCGGAGGAATACGTAATTGGCACCGGTGAGCTACATAGCGTTCGGGAACTGGTGGCTACCGCCTTTGAGTGCGTGGGACTGGACTGGAATCGCTATGTCGCGGTACAACCAAAGTTATTCCGACAGGACGAACATTTTCAATTAGTTGCCAACCCAGCCAAAGCCAAAAATAACTTGAAATGGGAGCCTGAAGTTAGCTTTGAAGCTCTTATAGAAAAAATGGTTTTGAAAGATTTGGAACGATTGAAAAATGGCAAGATATCGCCTGCTACTTTCAGTAAATAG
- a CDS encoding serine/threonine-protein kinase, translating into MSYCLNPACPNPENPDLADVCQACGTNLRLRDRYRATKPLGQGGFGATFLALDEMLPGQPSCVIKQLRPTATAPHVFQMARELFEREAKTLGKIGNHPQVPRLLDYFEDQQQFYLVQEYVSGATLQREVKQNGPFSEEGVKQFLSELLPVLQYIHSHQVIHRDIKPANLIRRQQDKKLVLIDFGAVKNQVNQAASSASEQTALTAYAIGTPGFAPPEQMAMRPVYASDIYALGVTCIYLLTAKSPKDLDYNPSTGEMLWEKHIRVSPHFVEVLKKMLEVSVRHRYQSANEVLRALELEPYMDSLAQGLIVPPSGVSQPPPSKFGPISSGSAGASGGAAGSGSVSRAAMAIRARRTRLEGTDINSGIAGNRSGMGRTGGNTVQSSGSTGNKSKVPRKLDAQEVQSSYNKGRRDFAQQNLSLLNLQKANLSEAIFHQARLNKTNLQGANLFHADFGRASLNYAILRDANLGRAYLSYADLEGADLRGADLSYAHLSNANLRGANLCGANLTGARITEEQLATAKTNWMTVRPSGKRGLW; encoded by the coding sequence ATGAGCTATTGCTTAAATCCAGCCTGTCCCAATCCAGAAAACCCCGACCTCGCAGACGTGTGTCAGGCGTGTGGAACCAATCTGCGACTGCGCGATCGCTACCGCGCAACAAAACCATTGGGGCAAGGTGGCTTCGGGGCAACGTTTTTAGCCTTAGACGAAATGTTACCCGGTCAGCCCAGCTGCGTGATCAAGCAACTGCGGCCAACGGCCACCGCACCTCACGTTTTCCAGATGGCACGGGAGTTGTTTGAGCGCGAGGCCAAAACGCTCGGTAAAATTGGTAACCATCCCCAAGTACCGCGACTGCTCGATTACTTTGAAGACCAGCAACAATTTTATCTGGTTCAAGAGTATGTTTCCGGCGCAACCTTACAGCGGGAAGTAAAGCAGAACGGCCCATTTAGCGAGGAGGGAGTCAAACAATTCTTGAGCGAACTCCTGCCAGTATTGCAGTACATCCACAGCCACCAAGTAATTCACCGGGACATCAAACCGGCGAACTTAATTCGTCGCCAACAAGACAAAAAACTGGTACTGATCGATTTTGGGGCAGTGAAGAACCAGGTAAACCAAGCCGCTTCGAGCGCTTCAGAGCAAACAGCCCTAACAGCTTATGCGATCGGTACTCCCGGTTTTGCCCCACCAGAGCAGATGGCCATGCGCCCGGTTTATGCCAGCGACATCTACGCTCTGGGAGTCACCTGCATTTATCTGCTGACTGCCAAATCTCCCAAAGACTTGGATTACAATCCATCCACCGGCGAGATGCTGTGGGAAAAACACATCCGGGTCAGCCCCCACTTTGTCGAAGTTCTCAAAAAAATGCTGGAGGTATCAGTTCGACACCGCTATCAGTCAGCGAATGAAGTCCTCAGAGCCCTAGAGCTGGAACCTTATATGGATAGCTTAGCTCAGGGTCTGATCGTTCCCCCCTCTGGTGTCTCCCAGCCGCCTCCTAGCAAGTTCGGGCCAATTTCCAGCGGTTCGGCGGGAGCGTCAGGTGGAGCGGCTGGGTCGGGGTCGGTTTCCCGTGCGGCAATGGCGATTCGCGCTCGACGAACTAGACTGGAGGGAACCGATATAAACTCAGGCATAGCAGGGAATCGGAGCGGTATGGGCAGAACCGGCGGAAATACAGTACAGAGTAGCGGTTCGACTGGAAATAAAAGCAAAGTGCCCCGCAAGCTGGATGCCCAAGAAGTACAATCATCCTATAACAAGGGCAGACGCGATTTCGCACAGCAAAATCTCAGCTTGCTCAACCTGCAAAAAGCTAATTTGTCGGAAGCAATTTTCCATCAGGCAAGGTTGAACAAAACAAACCTCCAAGGAGCTAATTTGTTCCATGCCGATTTTGGCAGAGCGAGTTTAAATTACGCCATTTTGCGGGATGCAAATTTAGGTAGGGCTTATTTGAGCTATGCAGACTTAGAAGGTGCTGACTTGCGGGGAGCTGACCTAAGTTACGCCCATTTAAGCAATGCTAATCTCAGAGGCGCAAACCTCTGTGGAGCAAATCTTACAGGTGCCAGAATAACAGAAGAGCAGTTGGCTACGGCAAAGACAAACTGGATGACAGTGCGACCTAGCGGTAAAAGAGGCTTGTGGTAA
- a CDS encoding SDR family oxidoreductase, which translates to MLSLQNQIVLITGASSGIGASCAKIFAQAGAKLILAARRFERLEELADRLGKEFSASIHLLQLDVCDRTQVESSLQSLPEPWSNIDILINNAGLSRGLNKLQEGSFQDWEEMIDTNIKGLLYVTRYVVPGMIDRGKGHVVNIGSIAAYQTYPGGNVYCGSKAAVRAISEGLKQDLLGTPVRVTCVDPGLVETEFSEVRFHGDTERAKKVYQGLTPLTPDDVADVVFFCATRPSHVNISQVLLVPTDQATTTLVHRRN; encoded by the coding sequence ATGCTTTCTCTTCAAAACCAAATTGTTCTGATTACGGGTGCAAGTAGCGGTATTGGTGCATCTTGTGCCAAAATTTTTGCACAAGCAGGTGCCAAATTAATTTTGGCAGCGCGGCGCTTTGAAAGGTTGGAGGAGTTGGCAGATCGACTCGGCAAAGAATTTTCCGCCTCAATTCATTTGTTACAGCTAGATGTGTGCGATCGCACTCAAGTCGAATCATCTTTACAATCTCTTCCAGAACCTTGGTCTAATATAGATATTTTGATTAACAACGCCGGTCTCAGTCGAGGTTTAAACAAACTTCAAGAAGGCTCATTCCAAGACTGGGAAGAAATGATCGATACTAATATCAAAGGTTTGCTCTACGTCACCCGCTACGTAGTACCGGGAATGATCGATCGCGGTAAAGGTCATGTCGTAAATATCGGTTCGATTGCAGCTTATCAAACTTACCCAGGTGGCAATGTTTACTGCGGTTCCAAAGCAGCAGTACGAGCAATTTCTGAAGGGTTAAAACAAGACCTCTTGGGAACGCCAGTACGAGTTACTTGTGTAGACCCAGGTTTAGTTGAAACGGAATTCAGCGAAGTGAGATTTCACGGCGATACAGAACGAGCGAAAAAAGTTTATCAAGGACTAACACCCCTAACTCCAGATGATGTAGCTGATGTAGTATTTTTCTGCGCCACTAGACCATCTCACGTTAATATCAGCCAAGTCTTGTTAGTACCCACAGACCAAGCCACCACAACTTTAGTTCATCGCCGAAATTAA
- the iscB gene encoding RNA-guided endonuclease IscB, which produces MRVFVLDKSLNPLDPCHPARARELLHKGRAKVYKRYPFTIILPDRVVEDSVTHPHRIKIDPGSKTTGIAVVQEQTGRVTKGLEIAHRGQQIKDALESRRSLRRGRRNRKTRYRKPRFLNRTRKQGWLPPSLESRIANIETWVRRITKLCPVTAISQELVRFDLQQIQNPEISGLEYQRGELFGFEVREYLLQKWDRKCAYCGGKNVPFEIEHILARSKGGSNRISNLCLSCHSCNQAKGNKSIEEFLQQKPEVLKRVLAQAKTPLLDAAAVNATRWELYRRLQATGLPVEAASGGRTKFNRKTRGIEKSHWTDAACVGESTPEKLLLKGVKPLIVKAKGHGTRQRCRPDQYGFPKAHAPKRQFFQGFQTGDIVKADILSGKYAGKYTGRIAIRFRPSFVLQLPAQKFDVHPKYLKTIHKADGYEYQQL; this is translated from the coding sequence ATGCGCGTTTTCGTATTAGACAAAAGCTTAAATCCTCTTGACCCTTGCCATCCAGCAAGAGCAAGAGAACTATTACATAAAGGGAGGGCTAAAGTATATAAGCGCTATCCATTCACAATAATTCTGCCAGATAGAGTTGTTGAAGATTCAGTCACTCATCCTCACCGAATCAAAATCGACCCAGGTTCTAAAACGACTGGCATTGCTGTTGTTCAAGAACAAACAGGGCGAGTAACCAAAGGCTTAGAAATTGCACACAGAGGGCAACAGATTAAAGATGCGCTTGAGTCTAGGCGGTCTTTAAGAAGAGGTCGTCGTAACCGTAAGACCCGTTACCGCAAGCCTCGTTTCTTAAACAGAACCCGTAAACAGGGTTGGCTACCACCATCTCTTGAGAGTCGCATCGCCAACATTGAAACCTGGGTTAGACGAATCACGAAACTTTGCCCAGTCACCGCAATTTCTCAAGAGTTAGTCCGGTTTGATTTGCAGCAAATACAGAATCCTGAAATTAGCGGGTTAGAGTACCAACGAGGTGAACTATTTGGCTTTGAGGTGAGGGAATATCTACTTCAGAAATGGGATAGAAAGTGTGCTTACTGCGGCGGAAAAAACGTTCCATTCGAGATTGAACATATCCTTGCCAGGAGCAAAGGTGGTTCTAATCGAATTAGTAACCTTTGTCTTAGCTGCCATTCCTGCAACCAAGCCAAGGGAAATAAATCTATTGAGGAGTTTCTTCAGCAGAAACCCGAAGTTCTCAAACGAGTTTTAGCTCAAGCGAAAACACCCCTACTAGATGCAGCAGCAGTTAATGCTACCCGATGGGAATTATACAGAAGGCTTCAAGCAACTGGTTTGCCTGTAGAGGCAGCTTCTGGAGGCCGGACTAAGTTTAATCGCAAGACTAGAGGGATTGAAAAATCTCATTGGACTGATGCGGCTTGTGTTGGCGAATCTACTCCTGAAAAACTATTACTAAAAGGTGTTAAACCTTTAATTGTTAAAGCCAAGGGACACGGGACTCGTCAACGTTGTCGTCCCGATCAATACGGATTCCCCAAAGCTCATGCTCCAAAGCGTCAGTTTTTCCAAGGATTTCAAACTGGCGACATTGTTAAGGCTGATATTTTGTCGGGTAAGTATGCAGGGAAATATACAGGTCGTATTGCTATTCGTTTTAGACCAAGTTTTGTCCTTCAACTACCTGCTCAAAAGTTTGATGTACACCCCAAATACTTGAAAACCATTCATAAGGCTGACGGCTATGAATATCAACAACTTTGA